A single window of Jiangella alkaliphila DNA harbors:
- the rocD gene encoding ornithine--oxo-acid transaminase, with amino-acid sequence MQATRTQDAIALVESSTAHNYHPLPVVVAEAEGAWVTDVEGRRYLDFLAAYSAVNFGHRHPDIVAAVKEQLDRVTLTSRAFHHDVLGPFARELADLAGKELVLPMNTGAEAVETGLKVARKWGYEVKGVPVDQATIIVAEGNFHGRTISVVSFSTDPVARTHFGPFTPGFRVVPYGDAAAMAAAIDDTTVAVLIEPVQGEAGVVVPPAGYLAEVRRLCDERQVLFVADEIQSGLGRTGTTFACEHEGVVPDLYLLGKALGGGVVPVSAVVGDSDVLGVIHPGEHGSTFGGNPLACAAGRAVVAMLSTGQWQRAAVELGAHLHARLSGLIGRGVVEVRGRGLWAGVDINPELMSGREACEALLGEGILVKDTHGSTIRFAPPLVVTRDEIDLAVDALGRVLAARGA; translated from the coding sequence ATGCAGGCCACCCGCACCCAGGACGCGATCGCCCTCGTCGAGAGCAGCACCGCGCACAACTACCACCCGCTCCCCGTCGTCGTCGCGGAGGCCGAGGGGGCGTGGGTCACCGACGTCGAGGGCCGCCGCTACCTCGACTTCCTCGCGGCGTACTCGGCGGTCAACTTCGGCCACCGCCACCCCGACATCGTCGCCGCCGTCAAGGAGCAGCTGGACCGGGTCACGCTGACCAGCCGCGCGTTCCACCACGACGTGCTCGGCCCGTTCGCCCGCGAGCTGGCCGACCTCGCCGGCAAAGAGCTCGTGCTGCCGATGAACACCGGCGCCGAAGCGGTCGAGACCGGGCTCAAGGTGGCCCGCAAGTGGGGCTACGAGGTCAAGGGCGTGCCGGTGGACCAGGCCACCATCATCGTCGCGGAGGGCAACTTCCACGGCCGCACCATCAGCGTCGTCAGCTTCTCCACCGACCCGGTCGCGCGGACCCACTTCGGGCCGTTCACGCCTGGCTTCCGGGTGGTGCCGTACGGCGACGCGGCGGCGATGGCGGCGGCCATCGACGACACGACGGTGGCCGTGCTGATCGAGCCGGTGCAGGGCGAGGCCGGCGTCGTCGTGCCGCCGGCCGGATACCTGGCCGAGGTGCGCCGGCTGTGCGACGAGCGGCAGGTGCTGTTCGTCGCCGACGAGATCCAGTCCGGCCTCGGCCGCACCGGCACGACGTTCGCCTGCGAGCACGAGGGCGTCGTGCCCGACCTCTACCTGCTCGGCAAGGCGCTGGGCGGCGGCGTCGTCCCGGTGTCCGCGGTGGTCGGCGACAGCGACGTCCTCGGCGTCATCCACCCCGGCGAGCACGGCAGCACGTTCGGCGGCAACCCGCTGGCCTGCGCGGCCGGGCGCGCCGTCGTCGCGATGCTGTCGACCGGGCAGTGGCAGCGCGCCGCCGTGGAGCTGGGCGCGCACCTGCACGCGCGGTTGTCCGGCCTGATCGGGCGCGGGGTGGTCGAGGTCCGCGGGCGCGGGCTGTGGGCCGGCGTCGACATCAACCCCGAGCTGATGAGCGGCCGCGAGGCGTGCGAGGCGCTGCTGGGCGAGGGCATCCTCGTCAAGGACACCCACGGCTCGACCATCCGGTTCGCGCCGCCGCTGGTGGTGACCCGCGACGAGATCGACCTCGCGGTCGACGCGCTCGGCCGGGTGCTGGCGGCGCGCGGAGCGTGA
- a CDS encoding S8 family peptidase, translating into MNRRLLLGISAVVVAIVAAVAVVLVTRDDGDNPSATLSDALSDEQRALIERAEPSPDCPDEPVAAPDDESLVALDVLRVDENDCLVAATEYVAPDEVDDRRAELLEEPGVVAAGVVGEVGLDEEDDRRDDQWSLDRLGAEEDSPDLPWPDGHGAVLAVLDTGVDETHPDLGDAVLERRHYPGEGEHDPDGHGTHVAGIAAARRDNGGIIGVAPRVSVLDVPVRLKDVNDAGPSWPTGLAWAVNHGADAVNMSFGGPIPAAPDVEELQDLEVEAAAVYFAVSNDVVVVSSGGNCGPSPLTDCADVNQRQTPSSLPGVIAVGAVQDDLDLAGYSTRNEDIDLVAPGGGDLFTGVLSTYPGGGYESLQGTSQAAPHVAAAAALIRAAAPEASGDEIGQALLDTADLDRLDEGDREGRGVGRGFLDIAGALEQVLAGAPPATSPPADRTRTAFVRDDELFAFDGAEVGPVRTIDPGTAVRWLDWTADGSLLVGADDGELFAWDGSALVEAPCGWCSESRPAFLEDVEVEGATGDFVVGMDYAGTMTWYDAATLDEVASTTPTFPADAVGTKTLLGAVGGQLLVHESGGAQASERVWLLDPASGAAELSADVMGSPQAPIAVAADGAQVAVVTGYGACGAEVTVLDAAGLTELAVAPVPEDLILDEVFFNGEALYATMEVAASDCSALQPDGLWRLDRGRWQEIDESPIGARPLEGIDDDTAESWLVAGIDGQGGFNPPLTGDPSANELGPITDGPWATPTTTEVPWP; encoded by the coding sequence GTGAACCGCCGATTGCTGCTCGGGATCTCCGCCGTCGTCGTCGCGATCGTGGCCGCGGTCGCGGTCGTGCTGGTCACCCGTGACGACGGTGACAACCCCAGCGCCACGCTCAGCGACGCGCTCAGCGACGAGCAACGGGCGCTGATCGAGCGCGCCGAGCCGAGCCCCGACTGCCCGGACGAGCCGGTCGCCGCGCCCGATGACGAGTCCCTGGTCGCGTTGGACGTCCTGCGGGTCGACGAGAACGACTGCCTCGTCGCGGCCACCGAGTACGTCGCCCCTGACGAGGTCGACGATCGGCGGGCCGAACTGCTGGAGGAGCCTGGCGTCGTCGCCGCCGGCGTGGTCGGCGAGGTCGGCCTCGACGAGGAGGACGACCGCCGCGACGACCAGTGGTCGCTGGACCGGCTGGGCGCCGAGGAGGACTCACCGGACCTGCCCTGGCCGGACGGCCACGGCGCCGTGCTCGCGGTGCTCGACACCGGCGTCGACGAGACGCACCCGGACCTCGGCGACGCCGTCCTGGAGCGCCGCCATTACCCCGGCGAGGGCGAGCACGACCCGGACGGCCATGGCACGCACGTCGCCGGCATCGCGGCCGCCCGGCGCGACAACGGCGGCATCATCGGGGTCGCGCCGCGAGTGAGCGTCCTCGACGTGCCGGTCCGGCTGAAGGACGTCAACGACGCCGGGCCCAGCTGGCCGACCGGCCTCGCCTGGGCCGTCAACCACGGCGCCGACGCGGTCAACATGTCCTTCGGCGGGCCGATCCCGGCGGCGCCGGACGTCGAAGAGCTCCAGGACCTGGAGGTCGAGGCGGCGGCGGTGTACTTCGCCGTCAGCAACGACGTGGTCGTGGTCTCGTCCGGCGGCAACTGCGGACCGTCGCCGCTCACCGACTGCGCCGACGTCAACCAGCGGCAGACCCCCTCCTCGCTGCCGGGCGTGATCGCCGTCGGCGCGGTCCAGGACGACTTGGACCTGGCCGGGTACTCGACCCGGAACGAGGACATCGACCTCGTCGCACCGGGTGGCGGCGACCTGTTCACCGGCGTGCTCTCCACCTACCCCGGCGGTGGGTACGAGAGTCTCCAGGGCACGTCCCAGGCCGCGCCGCACGTGGCCGCCGCGGCCGCGCTGATCAGAGCCGCCGCGCCCGAGGCCTCCGGCGACGAGATCGGGCAGGCGCTGCTCGACACCGCCGACCTCGATCGGCTGGACGAGGGCGACCGCGAAGGACGCGGCGTCGGCCGCGGCTTCCTGGACATCGCCGGCGCGCTGGAGCAGGTCCTGGCCGGGGCGCCGCCGGCGACGTCGCCGCCCGCGGACCGCACGCGCACGGCCTTCGTCCGCGACGACGAGCTGTTCGCCTTCGACGGCGCTGAGGTCGGCCCCGTCCGGACGATCGACCCCGGGACGGCCGTGCGCTGGCTCGACTGGACCGCCGACGGGTCGCTGCTCGTCGGCGCCGACGACGGCGAGCTGTTCGCCTGGGACGGGTCTGCGCTGGTCGAGGCACCGTGCGGCTGGTGCTCCGAGAGCCGGCCGGCGTTCCTCGAGGACGTCGAGGTCGAGGGCGCGACCGGCGACTTCGTCGTCGGCATGGACTACGCGGGCACGATGACCTGGTACGACGCGGCGACCCTTGACGAGGTGGCCTCGACGACGCCGACCTTCCCGGCCGACGCCGTCGGCACGAAGACGCTGCTCGGCGCGGTGGGCGGGCAGCTGCTGGTGCACGAGTCCGGCGGCGCGCAGGCGTCGGAGCGGGTGTGGCTGCTCGATCCGGCGTCGGGCGCCGCCGAGCTGTCGGCCGACGTCATGGGCTCACCGCAGGCGCCGATCGCCGTGGCCGCCGACGGCGCGCAGGTCGCCGTCGTCACCGGCTACGGCGCGTGCGGCGCCGAGGTCACGGTGCTCGACGCCGCCGGCCTGACGGAGCTCGCCGTGGCGCCGGTGCCCGAGGACCTGATCCTCGACGAGGTGTTCTTCAACGGCGAGGCGCTCTACGCGACGATGGAGGTGGCCGCGAGCGACTGCTCGGCCCTCCAGCCGGACGGGCTGTGGCGCCTCGACCGCGGCCGGTGGCAGGAGATCGACGAGTCGCCCATCGGCGCCCGGCCGCTCGAGGGCATCGACGACGACACGGCTGAGAGCTGGCTGGTGGCGGGCATCGACGGGCAGGGCGGGTTCAACCCGCCGCTGACCGGCGACCCGTCGGCGAACGAGCTCGGGCCCATCACCGACGGTCCATGGGCGACACCGACCACCACCGAGGTTCCGTGGCCGTAG
- a CDS encoding sirohydrochlorin chelatase: MTLIAVAHGTRAPEGPVVLAALLDRVRLLLPGVDVRVAYVDVIGPTLSSVLASVPDGERAVVVPMFLASGYHVRVDVPSAVAEDGGRAIVTPALGPDAAVVAAVEARLRSAADALPSAVVLAAAGSSDASALAEVDVAASLLSSAVARPVQPAYVTTASPSVPDAVSSLRAAGHPTVAVASYLLAPGLFQERLSTAGADLVAPPIGPHPLVAQLIADRYRAAAEG; this comes from the coding sequence GTGACTCTCATCGCCGTGGCGCACGGGACGCGTGCCCCCGAAGGCCCCGTCGTCCTCGCCGCCCTGCTGGACCGCGTGCGTCTGCTGCTGCCGGGGGTCGACGTGCGGGTGGCGTACGTGGACGTGATCGGGCCGACGTTGTCGTCGGTGCTGGCGTCGGTGCCTGACGGCGAGCGGGCGGTCGTGGTGCCGATGTTCCTCGCGTCCGGCTACCACGTGCGGGTGGACGTCCCGTCGGCCGTGGCGGAGGACGGCGGGCGGGCGATCGTCACGCCGGCGCTCGGTCCGGACGCGGCCGTGGTGGCGGCGGTGGAGGCGCGGCTTCGGTCGGCCGCCGACGCCTTGCCGTCCGCCGTCGTGCTGGCCGCCGCCGGCTCCTCCGACGCATCGGCGCTGGCCGAGGTGGACGTGGCGGCGTCGCTGCTGTCCTCCGCTGTCGCCCGCCCGGTCCAGCCCGCCTACGTCACCACGGCGTCGCCGTCCGTGCCTGACGCGGTCTCGTCCCTGCGCGCCGCCGGCCACCCGACCGTCGCCGTGGCGTCGTACCTGCTGGCGCCGGGGCTCTTCCAGGAACGACTCTCCACCGCCGGCGCCGACCTCGTCGCCCCGCCGATCGGCCCGCACCCCCTGGTCGCCCAGCTGATCGCCGACCGCTACCGCGCCGCGGCGGAGGGCTAG
- a CDS encoding threonine/serine exporter family protein, whose translation MTSDESAQGPFRQRARRVVRPEGPPTQPLAIRGQQSRLTAEEERQVLDLILRTGDAMVATGAPVADVTAALLRLAAGFGVTRLQVDITFISIIASIDRDDDPITKVRVIMVRNSDYSRLAELFDLVDEVHRESLTLHQAQQKLDEILWAPHPYRRWIVTLALGLMASGVALLLNGGLLVALVAAVTTIVVDRILRVLRRKGLPYLFQQVIGAALATVVGLAALWATDRFGWSPTLLPPSLIVASGIVVLLAGLSLVGSAEDAIAGYPLTAAARTYEVVLHTIGLVVRIGVMLDLGQRAGIPLTILDPGTLSIPTTIQILSGGIIAGAWSLASYTRARTIPVVVGVGMVAAGVLLLGRQVLELGPVGSSFLAALVVGLIAGGLSEPLKTPNLVISVCGITPLLPGLAIYNAMFRMVEANDVVGGTGQLIAAFGIALALAAGVTLGEYLASPLRSEMDRWQRRVARRARGTRS comes from the coding sequence ATGACCTCCGACGAGAGCGCCCAGGGCCCGTTCCGGCAGCGCGCCCGCCGCGTGGTCCGGCCCGAGGGACCGCCGACCCAGCCACTGGCGATCCGCGGGCAGCAGAGCCGGCTGACGGCAGAAGAAGAACGGCAGGTGCTGGACCTGATCCTGCGCACCGGCGACGCCATGGTGGCCACGGGCGCACCGGTGGCCGACGTGACGGCGGCGCTGCTGCGGCTGGCGGCCGGGTTCGGCGTGACGCGCCTGCAGGTCGACATCACGTTCATCTCGATCATCGCGTCCATCGACCGCGACGACGATCCGATCACCAAGGTCCGCGTCATCATGGTGCGCAACTCCGACTACAGCCGGCTGGCCGAGCTGTTCGACCTCGTCGACGAGGTGCACCGCGAGTCGCTCACGCTCCACCAGGCGCAGCAGAAGCTGGACGAGATCCTGTGGGCGCCGCATCCGTACCGGCGCTGGATCGTGACGCTGGCCCTCGGCCTGATGGCCTCCGGCGTCGCGCTGCTGCTGAACGGCGGCCTGCTGGTCGCGCTGGTCGCGGCCGTCACCACGATCGTCGTCGACCGGATCCTGCGCGTCCTTCGCCGCAAGGGCCTGCCGTACCTGTTCCAGCAGGTCATCGGCGCCGCGCTGGCGACGGTCGTCGGGCTGGCGGCACTGTGGGCGACGGACCGGTTCGGCTGGTCGCCGACGCTGCTGCCGCCGTCGCTGATCGTCGCGTCCGGCATCGTCGTGCTGCTGGCGGGGCTGTCGCTGGTCGGCTCGGCCGAGGACGCCATCGCCGGGTATCCGCTGACGGCGGCCGCGCGCACCTACGAGGTGGTGCTGCATACGATCGGCCTGGTGGTGCGCATCGGCGTCATGCTCGACCTCGGCCAGCGAGCCGGCATCCCGCTGACGATCCTCGATCCCGGCACGTTGAGCATCCCCACCACGATCCAGATCCTCAGCGGCGGCATCATCGCCGGCGCCTGGAGCCTCGCGTCGTACACCCGGGCGCGCACCATCCCGGTGGTCGTCGGCGTCGGGATGGTGGCGGCCGGCGTGCTGCTGCTGGGCCGGCAGGTGCTCGAGCTCGGCCCGGTCGGCTCGTCCTTCCTCGCCGCCCTGGTGGTCGGCCTGATCGCCGGCGGGCTGAGCGAGCCGCTGAAAACGCCGAACCTGGTCATCTCGGTGTGCGGCATCACGCCGCTGCTGCCCGGCCTCGCGATCTACAACGCGATGTTCCGCATGGTCGAGGCGAACGACGTCGTCGGCGGCACCGGGCAGCTGATCGCCGCCTTCGGCATCGCGCTGGCGCTGGCCGCGGGCGTCACGCTGGGCGAGTACCTGGCCTCGCCGCTGCGCTCGGAGATGGACCGCTGGCAGCGCCGCGTCGCCCGCCGCGCCCGCGGCACCCGCAGCTGA
- the cobA gene encoding uroporphyrinogen-III C-methyltransferase, whose protein sequence is MTGHVAIVGGGPGDPGLLTLRGFDLLKQADVVLVDRLAPRSLLDALRPDVEIVDVGKEPHRHRRSQREIEALMLDRARRGLRVVRLKGGDPYVFGRGGEEAIACAAAGVPYEVVPGVTSAIAVPAAAGIPVTQRGVTQEVTIVSGHAHPDSPESTVDWDRLAAGTGTIVVLMGVTHLAALAARLVRGGRRGSTPVAVVADSGARVVVATLDTVGCAAEGIEPPAVVVVGDVVALRDLMAS, encoded by the coding sequence ATGACGGGTCACGTGGCGATCGTCGGCGGCGGGCCGGGCGACCCGGGGCTGCTCACGCTGCGCGGGTTCGACCTGCTCAAGCAGGCCGACGTCGTGCTGGTGGACCGGCTGGCGCCGCGGTCGCTGCTGGACGCGCTGCGCCCGGACGTCGAGATCGTCGACGTCGGCAAGGAGCCGCACCGGCATCGTCGCAGCCAGCGGGAGATCGAGGCGCTGATGCTGGACCGCGCCCGCCGAGGGCTGCGCGTCGTCCGGCTCAAGGGCGGCGATCCGTACGTGTTCGGCCGTGGCGGCGAGGAGGCGATCGCGTGCGCTGCCGCCGGTGTGCCCTACGAGGTCGTGCCCGGCGTGACCAGCGCGATCGCGGTCCCGGCGGCGGCCGGCATCCCGGTGACACAGCGCGGCGTCACGCAGGAGGTGACGATCGTCAGCGGGCATGCCCACCCGGACTCGCCCGAGTCGACCGTGGACTGGGACCGGCTGGCGGCCGGGACCGGCACGATCGTCGTGCTGATGGGCGTGACGCACCTGGCCGCTCTCGCGGCGCGGCTGGTGCGTGGCGGGCGGCGCGGGAGCACGCCGGTCGCCGTCGTCGCCGACAGCGGGGCGCGGGTCGTCGTCGCGACGCTGGACACGGTGGGTTGTGCGGCGGAGGGGATCGAGCCGCCCGCCGTCGTCGTGGTGGGTGACGTGGTCGCGCTGCGTGACCTGATGGCGTCGTGA
- a CDS encoding uroporphyrinogen-III synthase, with protein sequence MTVAPSAAAGVGAGVAPLSGFTVAVTAARRREELGALLERRGARVVQAPAIRIVPLDDDAELLAATRLCIDEPIDIAVATTGIGFRGWMEAADGWGLGEGLLERLGSATLLARGPKARGAMRAAGLTDDWSPPSESSAEVLEHLLAQDLAGRRIAVQLHGEPLPDFTDALAAAGASVVMVPVYRWVPPDDVAPLGRLVEAVAARQVDCVVFTSAPAVASLLALASSLGLSSAVLEALGSSVLPACVGPVTGARLERLGVATVQPARSRLGALVREIVAELPARCRTLRVAGHAVQLRGHAVVVDGVARELPPGPMAVLSELARRPGVVVSRADLLAVLPGGGSDEHAVEMAVTRLRGAVGARVVQTVVKRGYRLAFEPEAAGSVKYGGSA encoded by the coding sequence GTGACGGTCGCGCCGTCGGCCGCGGCGGGGGTGGGCGCCGGGGTGGCGCCGCTGTCGGGGTTCACCGTGGCGGTGACCGCCGCGCGCCGCCGGGAGGAGCTGGGCGCGCTGCTGGAACGGCGCGGCGCCCGGGTCGTGCAGGCGCCGGCGATCCGGATCGTGCCGCTGGACGACGACGCGGAGCTGCTGGCCGCGACCCGGCTGTGCATCGACGAGCCGATCGACATCGCCGTCGCGACCACCGGCATCGGGTTCCGCGGCTGGATGGAGGCGGCCGACGGCTGGGGTCTCGGCGAGGGGCTGCTGGAGCGGCTGGGGTCGGCGACGCTGCTGGCGCGGGGTCCGAAGGCGCGCGGCGCGATGCGGGCGGCCGGGCTGACCGACGACTGGTCGCCGCCATCGGAGTCGTCGGCCGAGGTGCTGGAGCACCTGCTGGCGCAGGACCTCGCCGGCCGCCGCATCGCCGTCCAGCTGCACGGCGAGCCGCTGCCGGACTTCACCGACGCGCTGGCCGCGGCGGGGGCGTCGGTGGTGATGGTGCCGGTGTACCGATGGGTGCCGCCGGACGACGTCGCGCCGCTGGGCCGGCTGGTCGAGGCCGTCGCCGCACGTCAGGTCGACTGCGTCGTGTTCACCAGCGCGCCGGCGGTGGCCAGCCTGCTGGCGCTGGCGTCGTCTCTAGGTCTGTCGTCGGCGGTGCTGGAGGCGCTGGGGTCGTCGGTGCTGCCCGCGTGCGTCGGGCCGGTGACCGGGGCGCGGCTGGAGCGGCTGGGGGTGGCGACGGTGCAGCCGGCCCGCTCGCGGCTGGGCGCGCTCGTGCGCGAGATCGTGGCGGAGCTGCCGGCGCGGTGCCGCACGCTGCGGGTGGCCGGGCACGCCGTCCAGCTGCGCGGGCACGCCGTCGTCGTCGACGGCGTCGCGCGGGAGCTGCCGCCCGGGCCGATGGCCGTGTTGTCCGAGCTGGCCCGCCGGCCGGGCGTCGTCGTCTCGCGGGCCGACCTGCTCGCCGTCCTGCCCGGCGGGGGTTCGGACGAGCACGCGGTCGAGATGGCGGTGACGCGGCTGCGCGGCGCCGTCGGGGCGCGGGTGGTGCAGACGGTGGTGAAGCGCGGGTACCGGCTGGCGTTCGAGCCCGAGGCGGCCGGGTCGGTGAAGTACGGGGGGTCGGCATGA
- the nirD gene encoding nitrite reductase small subunit NirD → MTVLDVRLWTVVCRYDRLLPERGVAALVGGEQVAIFRTFGGELYALANRDPFSDAYVLSRGIVGSRGAVPTVASPMHKQVFSLLTGECLDEPVVLVPVYDVRVRDGDVEVAVP, encoded by the coding sequence ATGACCGTTCTCGACGTCCGGCTGTGGACCGTCGTCTGCCGCTACGACCGGCTGCTGCCCGAACGCGGGGTGGCGGCGCTGGTCGGCGGCGAACAGGTGGCGATCTTCCGGACCTTCGGCGGCGAGCTGTACGCACTGGCCAACCGGGACCCGTTCAGCGACGCCTACGTCCTGTCGCGCGGCATCGTCGGCTCCCGCGGCGCCGTGCCGACCGTGGCGTCGCCGATGCACAAGCAGGTGTTCTCACTGCTCACCGGGGAGTGCCTGGACGAGCCCGTTGTCCTCGTGCCGGTGTACGACGTGCGGGTACGCGACGGAGACGTCGAGGTGGCGGTGCCGTGA
- the nirB gene encoding nitrite reductase large subunit NirB, translated as MSVQRRLVVVGNGMVGQRLVEAVRQRDPQRRWRITVLGEEPRPAYDRVALTSYLTGTTEAELGLVPDGCYDADCELVLGEAVTRLDREARVVETSAGRVVPYDALVLATGSRPFVPPVPGADLDGCFVYRTIDDLDAIRARAASVSSGVVVGGGLLGLEAANALLSLGLAASVVEFAPRLMPAQIDRGGGEVLRRKVEALGLTARLDTATERICAVDDGLRMSFADGTSLDAGLVVFSAGIRPRDELARAAGLAVGERGGIVVDEACLTSDPAIWAIGECAVAGGRVYGLVAPGYEMAEVAADRLLGGDAAFAEADLSTKLKLLGVDVASFGDAHAAAPDALEVVYADPVGGVYKKLVVTDDATRLLGGVLVGDASAYAALRTMVGQPLTDTPEQLLLAGPSTSDLGDDAQVCSCQNVSAGAIRTAIHDEGCADVGSVKACTRAGTVCGSCVPLLKTLLTQSGVEANPALCEHFSMGRAELFDIVRVTGLRTFSEIIARHGSGRGCDICKPVVASILAGLGGGHILDGEQAALQDTNDHFLANIQRNGTYSVVPRVPGGELTAEGLIAIGEVARDFGLYSKITGGQRIDLLGARVEQLPAIWKRLVDAGFESGHAYGKALRTVKSCVGSTWCRYGVQDSTSLAIMLELRYRGLRAPHKIKAGVSGCARECAEARSKDVGIIASENGWNLYVGGNGGFRPRHAELFASDLSSAELVALVDRFLMFYVRTADRLQRTSAWIEALTDEHGDGLAYLRRVLVEDSLGLAAELSAAMEAHVGAYTDEWAAVLDDEEKLGRFVSFVNAPDAPDPSIRFELERGQIRPVVAGPTLEVVRR; from the coding sequence ATGAGCGTACAACGCCGGCTCGTCGTCGTCGGCAACGGCATGGTCGGGCAGCGCCTCGTCGAGGCGGTCCGGCAGCGCGACCCGCAGCGGCGGTGGCGGATCACCGTCCTGGGCGAGGAGCCGCGGCCCGCGTACGACCGGGTCGCGCTGACGTCGTACCTCACCGGGACGACGGAGGCGGAGCTCGGGCTGGTGCCGGACGGCTGCTACGACGCCGACTGCGAGCTGGTGCTCGGCGAGGCGGTGACGCGCCTGGACCGCGAGGCGCGCGTCGTCGAGACGTCGGCCGGGCGGGTCGTGCCGTACGACGCGCTGGTGCTGGCCACCGGGTCGCGGCCGTTCGTCCCGCCGGTCCCGGGCGCGGACCTGGACGGCTGCTTCGTCTACCGGACCATCGATGACCTGGACGCGATCCGGGCGCGGGCCGCGTCGGTGTCGTCCGGCGTCGTCGTGGGTGGCGGGCTGCTCGGGCTGGAGGCGGCGAACGCGCTGCTCTCGCTCGGGCTGGCGGCCAGCGTGGTCGAGTTCGCGCCGCGGCTGATGCCGGCGCAGATCGACCGGGGCGGCGGCGAGGTGCTGCGGCGCAAGGTCGAGGCGCTCGGGCTGACGGCCCGGCTGGACACCGCGACCGAGCGGATCTGCGCGGTCGACGACGGGCTGCGGATGTCGTTCGCCGACGGGACGTCGCTGGACGCCGGGCTGGTGGTGTTCTCAGCCGGCATCCGGCCGCGGGACGAGCTGGCGCGAGCCGCCGGCCTGGCCGTCGGGGAGCGCGGCGGCATCGTCGTCGACGAGGCATGCCTGACGTCGGACCCGGCGATCTGGGCGATCGGCGAGTGCGCCGTGGCCGGCGGCCGTGTGTACGGGCTGGTCGCGCCCGGCTACGAGATGGCCGAGGTGGCGGCCGACCGGTTGCTCGGCGGCGACGCGGCGTTCGCCGAGGCCGACCTCTCCACGAAGCTCAAGCTGCTCGGCGTCGACGTCGCCAGCTTCGGCGACGCGCACGCGGCGGCGCCGGACGCGCTGGAGGTGGTCTACGCCGACCCGGTCGGCGGCGTCTACAAGAAGCTGGTCGTGACCGACGACGCGACCCGGCTGCTCGGCGGCGTGCTGGTCGGCGACGCGTCGGCGTACGCGGCGCTGCGGACGATGGTCGGCCAGCCGCTCACCGACACCCCGGAGCAGCTGCTGCTGGCCGGGCCGTCGACGTCCGACCTCGGCGACGACGCGCAGGTGTGCTCGTGCCAGAACGTGTCGGCCGGGGCCATCCGCACCGCGATCCACGACGAGGGCTGCGCCGACGTCGGGTCCGTCAAGGCGTGCACCCGGGCCGGCACCGTCTGCGGCAGTTGCGTCCCGCTGCTGAAGACGCTGCTCACGCAGTCCGGCGTCGAGGCGAACCCGGCGCTGTGCGAGCACTTCTCCATGGGGCGGGCGGAGCTGTTCGACATCGTCCGGGTCACCGGGCTGCGCACGTTCAGCGAGATCATCGCCCGGCACGGCAGCGGCCGCGGCTGCGACATCTGCAAGCCGGTCGTCGCGTCGATCCTGGCCGGGCTCGGTGGCGGGCACATCCTCGACGGCGAGCAGGCGGCGCTGCAGGACACCAACGACCACTTCCTGGCGAACATCCAGCGCAACGGCACCTACTCGGTCGTGCCGCGGGTGCCGGGCGGCGAGCTGACGGCGGAGGGGCTGATCGCGATCGGCGAGGTGGCTCGCGACTTCGGCCTCTACTCCAAGATCACCGGCGGGCAGCGGATCGACCTGCTGGGGGCCCGAGTCGAGCAGCTGCCGGCGATCTGGAAGCGGCTGGTCGACGCCGGGTTCGAGTCCGGGCACGCCTACGGCAAGGCACTGCGGACGGTGAAGTCGTGCGTCGGCTCCACCTGGTGCCGCTACGGCGTGCAGGACTCGACGTCGCTGGCGATCATGCTGGAGCTGCGCTACCGCGGGCTGCGGGCGCCGCACAAGATCAAGGCCGGCGTCTCCGGCTGCGCCCGCGAGTGCGCCGAGGCCCGCAGCAAGGACGTCGGCATCATCGCGTCGGAGAACGGCTGGAACCTCTACGTCGGCGGCAACGGCGGGTTCCGGCCGCGGCACGCCGAGCTGTTCGCGTCCGACCTCTCGTCGGCTGAGTTGGTCGCGTTGGTGGACCGGTTCCTGATGTTCTACGTGCGGACGGCGGACCGGCTGCAGCGCACGTCCGCCTGGATCGAGGCGCTCACCGACGAGCACGGCGACGGCCTCGCATACCTGCGCCGCGTCCTGGTCGAGGACTCGCTGGGACTGGCGGCCGAGCTGTCGGCCGCGATGGAGGCGCACGTCGGCGCCTACACCGACGAGTGGGCGGCGGTCCTCGACGACGAGGAGAAGCTCGGCCGGTTCGTGTCGTTCGTCAACGCCCCCGATGCCCCCGACCCGAGCATCCGGTTCGAGCTGGAGCGCGGACAGATCCGGCCAGTGGTGGCCGGCCCGACCCTTGAGGTGGTGCGCCGATGA